GGGACGACGTAGTCGCGCGCGAGCTCCCGCTTGCTGAAGAACTTGAGCTTGTAGGCGACGGGGTAGAGAGCGGAGAGGGCGTCTGTGTAGGCCGGAGAAGTGTTGGGATCGCCGTGCCCGTCCACCATCAGATACTGCATAGCGGGAACATCGACGATGCGGAACCCGCCTCGCGGGGCCCGGTAGCAGTCGAGAGTCTTCTTGAAGTCGATCTTGTCGGTCATCGCACACTCGCAAGCGGGAAGTGGGTTGCGGCGCGAGACGGATACGGGCGCCGGGCGCTGAACATGTAGCGCCTCAGCGTACTCGCGATCGCCGAGAAGCGACAGTCCTGTGGCGCGCTTCCATCCCCAGAGTTATCCACACCTGGGGACGAATTACATCGTTGTGATTCCCGCGCGATCCGAGTGACAACCTGCTGCACTCCCGGATCAGGCCTGAATGATCCCCAGATCTTCACAATTCTTATGCACATCTTGGGGATAACCGGCTTCTCGTGTTCGAAGTGTTGCTGAAACCGTTCCTCCGGCACGGATGTAGACCTCGCGCACCGTTGTAGACCTCCCGCCCCGTGCGGGAGGTCTACAACGGTGCGGCAGGTATACAGCGGCGGAGGGTGCTTCAGCTCCCGGGCTACTCGGGCGAGGGCCCCACCCCGGCGGCCGCAGCCCGGCATCCTGCGGGCCGCGCGCCCAGAGCTCCGAAGGCTTCCCCCGCGCCTCCGCCGGGTTCATACTGATGGGATGGGGATCGAGGTGCTGCCGGCGACGGTGTTCGAAGACGTGGCGACGCTCGTCGGGCCGAAGAAGCCGACCTCGAACGTGTGCTTCTGCCTGAGCTACCGCATCGGCAACAAGCAGAACAACGCGCTCCGCGGCCCCGCCCGCGCCGATCGCGTGCGCGAGCTGTGCGCTCAAGATCCGCCGCCGGGTGTGATCGCGTACCTCGACGGCGAGCCGGTCGGGTGGGCGGCAGTGCATCCGCGCCGTGACACGAGCTTCGCGCGCAATCGGCTGATCCCGCAGCTCGACGATCTCGATGTCTGGTCGCTGTGGTGCTTCCGCGTTCGACCGGGATATCGCAAGCGGGGGATCATGCACGCCCTCATCGAGGGTGCGGTGGCCCATGCCCGCGCGAGCGGAGCGCCGGCCATCGAAGGGTACCCCGTCGACAACGGGAATGAGCGCGTGAACCTCACGATGGCCTACGTGGGCACTCGCCGGCTGTTCGAGAGCGCGGGGTTCGTGAAGGCCGCGGACACGGGATCGGTGCTCGACGGGTATCCGCGGGTGCTGATGCGGATGCCGCTGGGCTGACGGGATCCGCCGGGTTCTCCGGCCCGAAGGGCGCCGAGATACGGATTTCGCATGCCGATCCGCGAATTCCCATGCGAGATCCGTATCTCGCCGGGGGTGTAGGGACGTAGGGGCGCGGGGGAGCCGGGCGGCGCACGTTACTCGCGCAGGCCGACAATAGCCTGCACCGGCCCCTACGCGACCTACAGGCGGTGCTCCGCGAAGGCCACGCCGCGCGGCACGCCGGCAAGGGCGCCCTGCTGGGCCAGCACTCCGGTGACGAGCTCCTCGGGGGAGGGGTGCCAGGGCAGATCGGCGAGGTAGGCCTCGTGCGCGCCGAGCGATGCGACGGCCCGCCGCTCGGCCTCCTCGTCGACGACCACGCAGTGCGTGGGGCGGGTGCCCGTGAGCAGCAGCCGGCTCGCGCCCCACGGCGCCAGATCCTCCTCGTGCAGCAGCTCGGGGAACACCCATCGGTTGTCGGCGTCGCGCACCGCGTCGATCGTCGCGAGGCCCGCGGCGCGGTGATCCGCGTGGTCGAATCCCCACTCCACCACGAGCTCACCCGCCCCGCACACCACGGCATCGGGTCGGAAGGCGCGGATCTCCCGAGCGATCGCGCGCCGCAGGTCGAGGCCGTACTCGAGTACGCCGTCGGGGAAGTCGAGGATCGTCAGGCGCTCCACGCCGACCGCCTCGCAGGCTGCGCGCTGCTCTCGAGCGCGCAGGGGGCCGGCCTCCTCGGGCGGTCGCTGCATGCCGGCCTCACCGGCCGTGAGCAGCAGGTAGCCCACCTCGATGCCGCGCGATACCCAGTGGGCGACCGCGGCCGAGGTGCCGTACTCCGCGTCATCGGGGTGGGCGACCACCACGAGCACTCGGGAGAGCCCGGTCTCGTCGAGCTGCGGGAGGGGAGCGTCAGTGCCGGGATGCGGTGCTTCGTGTGTGTCCATGACCTCAGACTACGCACGGATCCCGCGCGAAGAACAGGGGGTGGCAGAACCGGGGTAGGGGAAACCGGAAGTCTTCTCTCCGGGTCCCTCGGTGTCGCGGGCCGCGGGCCACGGCCTAGCGTAGAAGCATGACACCACAGACACAGCCGCTCCCCGACGGGCAGCTCGCCCCCGGGGCCCCGACAGTGCCGCTCGCGTCGGATCAGCAGGTCACGCAGAAACTGCCCGAGCAGCCGACCGGTGCCGGGGCGGGCGGCCCGGTTCCGCCGGGGAGCGCCCCTCTTCCGCCGCAGAGCGCCCCGCCGGCCTCGGTTCCGCCAGCCCCGGTCCCGCCGGCGAGCACCCACGCCCCGGTCCCGCCGGCCCCGGCTCCGCCCGCGGGCCGTCCCGAGCCTCAGCCCGAGCCCCGGCTCGATCCTCAGCCGCGGGCGAAGCGTCCGCCGCTGCGCATCGCCATGACGATCCTGCACCTCGCCGCGGTCGGTGTCGTGGGCTTCACCGTGATCGGGCTCCTGTTCGGGGCGCTCGGCACGGGCCTCGGCCTGCTGCTGGTGCTCGGCATCGGCGCGGTGGTGCTGGTCGGGCTCGTGTATGCGCTGTTCGGGATCGCCTGGTTCGAGACGCATCGCGTGAGCGGCCTGTACCTGCTCGACACGCCGACGCTGCGCCTGAGCCCGCAGGAGCAGCCCGGTTTCAAGGGGTGGTTGCGCTCGATCGGCCGCCAGTCGATCGACGGCCGCATGTGGCGCGCGCTGGCCAACTTCGGCATCGCGAGCCTCATGGGCATCGGGGTGCTGGGGCTCGCTCAGGGCCTCGTGCATTCGCTCATCGGCATGTTCCGCACCTTCTCGGTGTGGTGGCAACCGGGTCTCATCGGTGCGGTGCTGTGCGCAGCGGGGATCGTGGCGCTCGCGTTGCTGCACCGACTGATCTCGGTGGCGATCGTGGGAGCCGACGTGAAGGAGGAGCAGCTCACCGAGCAGGTGCGCACCTCCACCGCGCAGCGCGAGGGCGCCGTGCGGGCCGCCGATGTCGAGCGCACCCGCATCGAGCGCGACCTCCACGACGGCGTGCAGCCGCGACTCGTCTCGGTGGGCATGACCCTGGGGCTCGCGCAGGAGAAGATCGACACCGATCCCGAGGCTGCGAAGGCGCTCGTGGCCGAGGCGCACACCTCGACGAAGGCCGCCATCACCGAACTGCGACAGCTGGCGCGCGGCATTTACGCGTCCGTGCTCGACGATCGGGGCTTGGATGCCGCATTGTCGGCGCTCGCGGCGCGATCCCACGTGCCCGTGCAGCTCGACGTCAGGTTGCCCGAGCGGTGCAGCCGCGACGCGGAAGCGGCCGTGTACTTCGCGATCGCCGAGTCGCTCACGAACGCGGCGAAGCACTCCCGGGCGAGCGAGTGCCGCGTGGTCGTGCGGGTGCGAGATGAGCGCACGCTGTGGGCTCGCGTCGAGGACAACGGCATCGGGGGAGCGACAGTGCTTCCGGGCGGCGGTCTCGACGGTGTGAAGAACCGGGTGCTCGCGGCGGGTGGCACCACACGACTCGACAGCCCGCTCGGCGGGCCGACCACCCTGGAGGTGAGTGTGCCATGCGCATCCTGATCTGCGAAGACTCGGTGCTGCTGCGCGAGGGCCTCGTGCGCCTGCTGGAGCACGGAGGGCACGAGGTGGTCGCCGCGCTGCCCGACGCCGACGAACTGATGGAGCGGGTGGGGGCGACGGATCCGGATCTCTGCATCCTCGACGTGCGTCTGCCCCCGACGTTCACCGATGAGGGGATCCGCGCGGCGATCCAGCTGCGCCGCGCCCGCCCCGGCCTCGCGGTGCTGGTGCTCTCGCAGTACGTCGAGGAGCGCTATGCGAGCGAGCTAATCTCGGGCCAGGGCGGAGCCTTCGGCTACCTGCTCAAGGACCGGGTCGCCGACGTCGGGGAGTTCATCGAATCGGTGGAGCGGATCGGCCAGGGCGCGACCGTGCTCGACCCCGAGGTGGTGGCGCAGCTGCTCACCCGCCGCAGCCGCGACAACCGCATGCGATCCCTCACCGACCGCGAGCGCACCGTGCTCGCGGCCCTCGCCGAGGGGCGCTCCAACCAGGCCATCGCCGCACTGCTCTTCCTCTCGGAGGCGAGTGTGGAGAAGCACATCACGGCGATCTTCCAGAAACTCGGGCTCGACGCCGAGGACGGCGGCAACCGCCGCGTGCTCGCCGCGATCGCCCATATCGAGAGCACGGCCGGGCCGACCGGGGGATCCGCCCCGGGCGCCCCCGGTGCGTCCATCAACACACAGACGGGACCATTCTCATGAGCACCACCGAGTCCTCCGCCCCCTCCGCCCCCTCCGCCCCCTCCGCCCCCTCCGCATCGCGCACCTCGACCGCGAGCACCATCACCATCGTCACCGCCGTCGTGGGCGGCGCCGTGCTCTTCGGCGCCGCGGTGTCGAGCACGCTGAACACCTTCGGCGTGTTCTCCCCGCGGCCGGATCTCTCGGCCGTCGTGCCCTTCGACGAGGACG
This DNA window, taken from Leucobacter tenebrionis, encodes the following:
- a CDS encoding GNAT family N-acetyltransferase, with translation MGIEVLPATVFEDVATLVGPKKPTSNVCFCLSYRIGNKQNNALRGPARADRVRELCAQDPPPGVIAYLDGEPVGWAAVHPRRDTSFARNRLIPQLDDLDVWSLWCFRVRPGYRKRGIMHALIEGAVAHARASGAPAIEGYPVDNGNERVNLTMAYVGTRRLFESAGFVKAADTGSVLDGYPRVLMRMPLG
- a CDS encoding PIG-L deacetylase family protein, which encodes MDTHEAPHPGTDAPLPQLDETGLSRVLVVVAHPDDAEYGTSAAVAHWVSRGIEVGYLLLTAGEAGMQRPPEEAGPLRAREQRAACEAVGVERLTILDFPDGVLEYGLDLRRAIAREIRAFRPDAVVCGAGELVVEWGFDHADHRAAGLATIDAVRDADNRWVFPELLHEEDLAPWGASRLLLTGTRPTHCVVVDEEAERRAVASLGAHEAYLADLPWHPSPEELVTGVLAQQGALAGVPRGVAFAEHRL
- a CDS encoding sensor histidine kinase, producing the protein MTPQTQPLPDGQLAPGAPTVPLASDQQVTQKLPEQPTGAGAGGPVPPGSAPLPPQSAPPASVPPAPVPPASTHAPVPPAPAPPAGRPEPQPEPRLDPQPRAKRPPLRIAMTILHLAAVGVVGFTVIGLLFGALGTGLGLLLVLGIGAVVLVGLVYALFGIAWFETHRVSGLYLLDTPTLRLSPQEQPGFKGWLRSIGRQSIDGRMWRALANFGIASLMGIGVLGLAQGLVHSLIGMFRTFSVWWQPGLIGAVLCAAGIVALALLHRLISVAIVGADVKEEQLTEQVRTSTAQREGAVRAADVERTRIERDLHDGVQPRLVSVGMTLGLAQEKIDTDPEAAKALVAEAHTSTKAAITELRQLARGIYASVLDDRGLDAALSALAARSHVPVQLDVRLPERCSRDAEAAVYFAIAESLTNAAKHSRASECRVVVRVRDERTLWARVEDNGIGGATVLPGGGLDGVKNRVLAAGGTTRLDSPLGGPTTLEVSVPCAS
- a CDS encoding response regulator transcription factor, whose protein sequence is MRILICEDSVLLREGLVRLLEHGGHEVVAALPDADELMERVGATDPDLCILDVRLPPTFTDEGIRAAIQLRRARPGLAVLVLSQYVEERYASELISGQGGAFGYLLKDRVADVGEFIESVERIGQGATVLDPEVVAQLLTRRSRDNRMRSLTDRERTVLAALAEGRSNQAIAALLFLSEASVEKHITAIFQKLGLDAEDGGNRRVLAAIAHIESTAGPTGGSAPGAPGASINTQTGPFS